In Quercus lobata isolate SW786 chromosome 12, ValleyOak3.0 Primary Assembly, whole genome shotgun sequence, a genomic segment contains:
- the LOC115972338 gene encoding uncharacterized protein LOC115972338: MEKIKHTTITTNGINMHVASIGTGPVILFVHGFPELWYSWRHQLLSLSSHGYRCIAPDLRGYGDTDAPPSAASYTVFHIVGDLVGLIDHLGIDQVFLVGHDWGAIIAWNFCFFRPDRIKALVNTSVVWFPRNPTINPVDGFRAVFGDDYYVCRFQEPGEAEKDFASIDTAQLFKNLLSNNDPSPPCIPKETGFSGLFKTPETLPSWLSEENINYYANIFNKTGFTGGLNYYRAIKLSWELTGPWTGLQIKVPVKFIVGDLDLTYSIPGVKEYIHSGDFKKSVPNLQDAVVIEGAAHFINQERPEEVNARIHEFIRKF; encoded by the exons ATGGAAAAGATAAAACACACAACCATAACCACAAATGGCATTAACATGCACGTCGCGTCAATAGGGACAGGTCCAGTGATTCTCTTCGTCCATGGCTTCCCTGAACTTTGGTACTCATGGCGCCACCagcttctctccctctcttcccATGGATACCGTTGCATTGCCCCTGACCTCCGTGGATATGGTGACACTGATGCTCCGCCCTCCGCCGCCTCCTACACCGTGTTTCACATCGTCGGTGACCTTGTTGGCCTTATTGACCATCTGGGTATCGACCAGGTCTTCTTGGTTGGCCATGACTGGGGAGCTATCATAGCCTGGAATTTTTGCTTTTTCAGGCCTGACCGAATCAAAGCACTGGTCAACACGAGTGTGGTGTGGTTTCCTAGGAACCCAACTATAAATCCTGTGGATGGATTTAGGGCTGTGTTTGGTGATGATTACTACGTTTGCAGGTTTCAG GAACCTGGAGAGGCCGAAAAGGATTTTGCTAGCATAGATACTGCACAGCTATTTAAGAATCTTCTTTCAAATAACGATCCAAGTCCTCCATGCATTCCTAAAGAAACTGGATTTAGTGGTCTATTTAAAACTCCAGAGACCTTGCCCTCTTGGTTGTCAGAAGAAAATATTAACTATTATGCCAACATATTTAACAAGACAGGCTTCACTGGAGGATTGAATTATTATCGAGCTATTAAGCT ATCCTGGGAGCTCACAGGACCATGGACTGGACTTCAGATCAAAGTGCCTGTAAAGTTCATTGTGGGCGACCTGGACCTCACGTATAGCATCCCAGGTGTAAAGGAATATATTCACAGTGGTGATTTCAAGAAATCGGTGCCAAATTTGCAAGATGCAGTTGTAATTGAAGGAGCAGCCCACTTTATCAATCAAGAAAGGCCAGAGGAGGTCAATGCACGCATCCATGAATTTATCAGGAAGTTCTAA